One window of the Trifolium pratense cultivar HEN17-A07 linkage group LG2, ARS_RC_1.1, whole genome shotgun sequence genome contains the following:
- the LOC123908946 gene encoding LRR receptor-like serine/threonine-protein kinase RGI1: MFSLFSMLNSSSSSSSSPSSFFSIIILIQTTLLFSFSFSSSNNEATILFTWLHSSSSQPPSSFSNWNIHDTNPCKWTSITCSSLSFVTEINIQSIPLQLPIPSNLSSFPYLNKLVISDSNLTGTIPFDIGDCSSLTVIDLSFNNLVGSIPSSIGKLESLVNLSLNSNQLTGKIPDEISTCISLRNLHLFDNQLSGIIPNSLGKLSKLEVLRAGGNKDIIGKIPEEIGECSNLTVLGLADTRISGSLPVSFGKLQKLKTLSIYTTMLSGEIPKELGNCSELIDLFLYENSLSGSIPSEIGKLKKLEQLFLWQNGLVGAIPNEIGNCSSLRNIDLSLNSLSGTIPLSLGGLLELEEFMISDNNVSGSIPSTLSNAEKLQQLQVDTNQLSGLIPPEIGKLSNLLLFFAWQNQLEGSIPSSLGNCSKLQALDLSRNTLTGSIPSGLFQLQNLTKLLLISNDISGSIPLEIGSCMSLIRLRLGNNRITGSIPKTIGSLKNLNFLDLSGNRLSGPVPDEIRSCIQLQMIDFSTNNLEGSLPNSLSSLSSLQVLDVSFNKFSGPLPASLGRLVSLSKLILGNNLFSGPIPSSVSLCSNLQLLDLSSNQLTGSIPAELGQIEALEIALNLSCNLLSGTIPPQISALNKLSILDISHNQLEGDLQTLAELDNLVSLNVSYNKFTGYLPDNKLFRQLTTKDLTGNQGLCTSGQELCFVKDSSKTDMALNEHEVRKSRRIKLAIGLLIALTVVMILMGITAVVKARRTIRDDDSELGDSWPWQFIPFQKLNFSVEQVLRCLIDRNIIGRGCSGVVYRGEMDNGEFIAVKKLWPITVDEGETLKDYKSGVRDSFSAEVKCLGSIRHKNIVRFLGCCWNKKTRLLIFDYMPNGSLSSVLHERTGNSLDWELRFRILLGSAEGLAYLHHDCVPPIVHRDIKANNILIGLEFEPYIADFGLAKLVDDGDVGRSSNTVAGSYGYIAPEYGYMMKITEKSDVYSYGVVLLEVLTGKQPIDPTIPDGLHVVDWVRQKRGLEVLDPTLLSRPESEIEEMIQALGIALLCVNSSPDERPTMRDIAAMLKEIKHEREEYAKFDVLLKGSPANDAKVLATSSNASVMQTLNTKSNNTSFSVSSLLHSSSSSKLSFK, encoded by the exons AtgttttcattgttttcaaTGCTTaactcatcttcttcttcttcttcttctccttcttcattCTTTAGTATCATTATTCTCATCCAAACAACACTTCTTTTTagtttctctttctcttcttctaaCAATGAAGCCACAATTCTCTTCACATGGCTTCATAGTTCATCTTCACAACCACCTTCATCATTCTCTAACTGGAACATTCATGATACTAATCCATGCAAATGGACCTCCATAACATGTTCATCACTCTCTTTTGTAACTGAAATCAATATTCAATCCATTCCTCTTCAACTTCCTATACCTTCTAATCTTTCATCATTTCCTTATCTTAACAAACTTGTCATTTCGGATTCGAATCTCACTGGAACTATTCCTTTTGACATTGGTGATTGTTCTTCACTCACTGTTATTGATCTTAGCTTTAACAATCTTGTTGGTTCTATTCCTTCAAGTATTGGAAAGTTAGAGAGTCTAGTGAACTTGTCTTTGAATTCTAACCAACTTACCGGAAAAATTCCCGATGAGATAAGTACTTGCATTAGTCTCAGAAATCTTCACCTTTTTGATAATCAGTTAAGTGGAATCATCCCGAATTCGCTTGGAAAGTTGTCGAAACTCGAAGTCCTTAGAGCAGGTGGAAACAAAGATATAATTGGGAAGATTCCagaagagattggagaatgTAGTAATTTGACAGTTTTAGGTCTTGCTGATACAAGAATATCAGGTTCTTTACCTGTTTCTTTTGGTAAACTTCAAAAGCTTAAAACTTTGTCAATTTATACAACAATGTTATCAGGTGAAATTCCTAAAGAGTTAGGTAACTGTTCTGAACTTATTGATTTGTTTCtatatgaaaatagcttatcaGGATCTATACCATCAGAGATTGGTAAGCTAAAGAAGCTTGAACAGTTGTTTTTATGGCAGAATGGTCTTGTTGGTGCTATTCCAAATGAGATTGGTAATTGTTCAAGTTTGAGAAACATTGATCTAAGTTTGAATTCTTTATCTGGTACTATACCTTTATCTTTAGGAGGTCTTTTAGAGCTTGAAGAGTTTATGATTAGTGATAATAATGTATCTGGTTCTATTCCTTCAACTCTTTCAAATGCTGAAAAGCTTCAACAGTTGCAAGTTGATACAAATCAGCTTTCAGGTTTGATTCCACCTGAGATTGGAAAGTTGTCAaatcttttattgttttttgcttGGCAGAATCAGCTTGAAGGAAGCATTCCTTCAAGTTTAGGAAACTGTAGTAAGCTTCAAGCACTTGATTTGTCTAGAAATACACTCACTGGTAGTATTCCTTCTGGATTATTTCAGCTTCAAAACCTCACAAAACTGCTTCTGATTTCAAATGATATATCTGGTTCTATACCATTAGAAATTGGTAGTTGCATGTCACTTATAAGGTTGAGGCTTGGAAACAATAGGATTACTGGAAGCATTCCTAAGACCATAGGAAGTCTTAAGAATTTAAACTTTTTAGATCTCTCTGGGAACCGGCTTTCTGGGCCGGTTCCCGATGAAATAAGAAGCTGCATACAACTCCAAATGATTGACTTCAGTACTAACAACTTGGAAGGCTCACTTCCTAATTCCTTGTCGTCATTATCGTCGCTTCAGGTATTGGATGTTTCTTTTAACAAGTTTTCAGGTCCGTTGCCGGCGAGTTTAGGTCGTCTTGTTTCTCTGAGTAAGTTAATCTTAGGGAATAACTTGTTTTCTGGGCCAATTCCTTCATCGGTAAGCTTATGTTCAAATCTCCAACTTCTTGATCTTAGTAGCAATCAGCTCACTGGAAGCATACCGGCCGAATTAGGCCAAATCGAAGCTCTAGAAATCGCTCTCAATCTTAGTTGCAATTTACTAAGTGGAACAATACCACCTCAGATATCTGCTCTTAACAAGCTTTCCATTTTAGACATTTCACATAACCAGTTAGAAGGAGATTTGCAAACTCTTGCAGAGCTAGATAACCTTGTTTCCCTCAATGTTTCTTACAACAAGTTCACAGGATATCTTCCAGATAACAAGCTTTTCAGACAGTTAACAACGAAAGACCTTACCGGAAATCAAGGACTTTGCACTTCAGGTCAGGAACTATGTTTTGTAAAGGATTCTAGCAAGACCGATATGGCGTTGAATGAGCACGAGGTAAGGAAATCGCGAAGGATTAAGCTAGCAATTGGACTGCTGATAGCATTAACAGTTGTAATGATACTTATGGGGATAACTGCTGTGGTCAAAGCAAGAAGAACCATTCGAGATGATGATTCGGAATTAGGAGACTCATGGCCATGGCAATTCATACCATTCCAGAAGCTAAACTTTTCAGTTGAACAAGTACTGAGATGTTTGATTGATAGGAATATAATCGGCAGGGGATGTTCCGGTGTTGTTTATCGAGGTGAAATGGATAACGGCGAATTCATTGCAGTGAAGAAACTGTGGCCTATAACAGTTGATGAAGGAGAGACATTGAAGGATTACAAAAGTGGAGTTCGAGATTCATTCTCGGCTGAAGTCAAGTGTCTTGGCTCGATTCGTCATAAGAACATTGTTAGGTTCTTAGGTTGTTGTTGGAACAAGAAAACAAGATTGCTTATTTTTGATTATATGCCAAATGGAAGTTTAAGCAGTGTACTTCATGAGAGGACTGGAAATTCTCTGGATTGGGAACTTAGGTTCCGAATTCTGTTAGGTTCTGCAGAAGGACTCGCGTATCTACATCATGACTGTGTTCCTCCAATAGTCCACAGAGATATTAAAGCCAATAACATCTTAATTGGCCTTGAATTTGAACCTTATATTGCGGATTTTGGCTTAGCTAAGCTTGTTGATGATGGTGATGTTGGTCGTTCTTCCAATACCGTTGCTGGTTCATATGGATACATTGCTCCAG AATATGGTTATATGATGAAGATCACGGAGAAGAGCGACGTTTATAGCTACGGTGTAGTTTTGCTAGAAGTCTTGACTGGCAAGCAACCAATAGATCCAACAATACCAGATGGTTTACATGTTGTTGATTGGGTGAGACAGAAAAGAGGTCTTGAAGTACTTGATCCTACCTTACTTTCAAGACCGGAATCGGAAATAGAAGAAATGATCCAAGCATTAGGAATAGCCCTATTGTGTGTAAATTCATCTCCTGATGAAAGACCAACAATGAGAGATATAGCAGCAATGCTCAAAGAGATAAAGCATGAAAGAGAAGAATATGCAAAATTTGATGTGCTTTTAAAAGGGTCTCCAGCAAATGATGCAAAAGTTCTTGCAACATCTTCAAATGCATCAGTGATGCAAACTTTGAATACAAAAAGCAATAATACAAGTTTCTCTGTGTCTTCACTGCTTCATtcatcttcaagttccaagCTGAGTTTCAAATGA
- the LOC123908947 gene encoding 39S ribosomal protein L41-A, mitochondrial-like: MPLGLILGIGRAFRRKRTSSLDILSPKRAPRGYYKGKNCKPTGFNTRKGGYVILQEKLPNYVVPDLTDFKLKPYVSQCPIEA, encoded by the exons atgccTCTGGGGCTAATTTTAGGAATAGGAAGGGCATTTCGAAGGAAGCGAACATCTTCACTTGATATTCTATCACCAAAACGCGCTCCTCGAGGTTATTACAAGGGAAAGAACTGCAAGCCCACTGGTTTCAACACTCGCAAAG GTGGGTATGTGATATTGCAGGAAAAGTTACCAAACTATGTAGTTCCTGATTTGACTGATTTTAAG CTCAAACCATATGTATCCCAATGTCCCATAGAAGCGTAG